In Methanosarcinales archaeon, a single window of DNA contains:
- a CDS encoding TATA-box-binding protein (TFIID; binds specifically to the TATA box and functions in transcription), translating to MCNVVNVVITVNLAIKLDLAAIAEKLKVSYNPITFDGVVYRIKSPKFTAIFLKNGKIVCNLMKLEDLKPWQSAFEDILRDLGIEFSEIKPEIQNIVTASDLGRTLDMDQLIVQLGFENVEYHPENFVGLVYRVPEYHATLMIFRSGKVNIMGTKKLKDTRLAFKKLKEMINIE from the coding sequence ATGTGTAATGTGGTAAATGTTGTCATTACAGTCAACTTGGCAATTAAATTGGATTTAGCAGCCATTGCTGAAAAACTAAAGGTATCTTACAATCCGATCACCTTCGATGGCGTCGTATATCGCATTAAATCTCCTAAATTTACCGCAATTTTTTTAAAAAACGGCAAAATCGTTTGCAATCTCATGAAACTGGAAGACCTGAAACCCTGGCAGTCTGCATTTGAAGATATACTCAGGGATCTGGGTATAGAATTTTCAGAGATAAAACCAGAAATACAGAATATTGTCACAGCATCAGATCTTGGAAGGACACTGGACATGGATCAATTGATAGTACAGCTTGGATTTGAAAATGTAGAATATCATCCAGAGAATTTTGTGGGTCTGGTGTACCGCGTGCCTGAATATCATGCCACACTCATGATTTTCAGGAGCGGAAAGGTCAATATTATGGGAACGAAAAAACTTAAAGATACCAGATTGGCTTTTAAAAAATTAAAAGAAATGATAAATATCGAATAG
- the mtrE gene encoding tetrahydromethanopterin S-methyltransferase subunit E, translating into MFQTLLLGSALAGLLAFLAGIFENEDSDAGSASNPNSQVQLAPQIGHLHRYYNKAIAGEPPQNALWATLAATVAYLLIGHLSILGLSGIQSVLIAAIIGSLISALMQGLYGLLAHVSRVASMKNFKQILYWDSLVSALPLSMTFVFLSALCLTLLAFVIHSLLGSPFSVPLIAMFLGFTLGAIGSSTGDVHYGAERLYQHYKFGSGIAISKQGDIDVKGEYGYRNSVDTPYFTMRFGGPVTGLTFGLLIFIDAVSRIYGGPWTSVILVFAAIVIIFIFIVYLEKYTRDKYGPFEEGN; encoded by the coding sequence ATGTTCCAGACACTCCTACTGGGATCAGCCCTTGCAGGGCTCCTTGCATTCCTTGCAGGTATCTTTGAGAACGAGGATTCAGATGCCGGTTCTGCCAGCAATCCCAACTCACAGGTCCAGCTGGCACCCCAGATCGGGCACCTTCACAGATATTATAACAAGGCCATAGCAGGTGAACCACCACAAAATGCACTGTGGGCGACCCTGGCCGCCACTGTGGCATATCTGTTGATCGGACATCTTTCAATCTTAGGATTAAGCGGCATCCAGAGTGTGCTTATAGCAGCTATTATCGGTTCCCTTATCTCTGCACTGATGCAGGGATTGTACGGCTTACTGGCTCATGTTTCACGGGTTGCAAGCATGAAGAACTTTAAACAGATTCTGTATTGGGACAGTCTGGTTTCAGCTTTACCTCTTTCGATGACCTTCGTGTTCTTATCTGCCCTGTGCCTGACCCTGCTGGCCTTTGTGATCCACTCTCTGTTAGGTAGTCCTTTCTCAGTCCCACTCATTGCCATGTTCTTGGGTTTCACACTGGGAGCCATTGGTTCATCCACTGGAGATGTGCACTATGGGGCCGAACGCCTGTATCAGCACTATAAATTCGGTTCTGGCATTGCCATATCAAAACAGGGTGATATTGATGTAAAAGGCGAATACGGCTACCGTAACTCGGTAGATACGCCCTACTTTACTATGCGTTTCGGAGGTCCGGTGACAGGCCTTACTTTCGGGCTATTAATATTCATTGATGCGGTCTCCAGGATATATGGTGGACCATGGACTTCTGTTATCTTGGTATTTGCAGCGATTGTTATCATTTTTATATTCATAGTCTATCTTGAAAAATATACCCGGGACAAATATGGTCCCTTTGAGGAGGGGAATTGA
- the mtrD gene encoding tetrahydromethanopterin S-methyltransferase subunit D gives MEPLISMLLIIAGGVLVGVCVHFIPASAVGAMSASTGIATGPSMLSFGAGLAGILSASFSLEEGLTVMLASGAGGSALMIILTILGGNLVNAFGTGVPPVSGQTANKLSVLGTSTKDVITGWEQKPYITPGTDGHGMPVQTTVSGIIGGVIGGWGGAMVFYGVFTLFSPFSVEAASLSGMVAAGIFLINCVLPAYTLVGKTEGMFDRKILRTPKTFLSCLIVSTFLALIIYSVSQYSGAA, from the coding sequence ATGGAGCCCCTGATCTCGATGTTACTTATTATTGCAGGCGGCGTGCTGGTGGGTGTATGCGTCCATTTCATCCCAGCCAGTGCGGTAGGCGCCATGTCAGCCTCTACAGGCATAGCTACAGGTCCTTCCATGCTCTCATTCGGTGCGGGCCTGGCCGGTATTCTGTCAGCATCCTTTTCTCTGGAAGAAGGACTGACAGTGATGCTGGCCTCGGGGGCTGGCGGTTCTGCACTCATGATAATACTTACTATACTTGGTGGAAACCTGGTGAACGCCTTTGGAACTGGCGTGCCCCCGGTCTCGGGTCAGACAGCCAACAAACTGTCAGTACTAGGCACCAGTACCAAGGATGTGATCACTGGCTGGGAACAAAAACCCTATATTACTCCAGGTACTGACGGCCATGGTATGCCTGTGCAGACTACAGTCAGCGGGATCATTGGGGGAGTAATAGGGGGCTGGGGAGGTGCCATGGTGTTTTATGGAGTATTCACACTGTTCTCACCTTTCAGTGTTGAAGCTGCCAGCCTGTCAGGAATGGTCGCAGCTGGTATATTTCTCATCAACTGCGTACTGCCAGCATATACCCTGGTGGGAAAGACCGAAGGTATGTTTGATAGAAAGATATTGAGAACACCAAAAACATTCCTTTCATGCCTTATTGTCAGTACTTTCCTGGCTTTGATCATATACTCGGTATCACAATATTCGGGGGCGGCCTGA
- the mtrC gene encoding tetrahydromethanopterin S-methyltransferase subunit C has product MSVDTGATPTGETDIKSIRLFAIAIIAGLAGIMLEEKISFVFILVPAIWPAFLSSANGVRSLASYGLGTGTSSIGYWGTAVGATTVYAGMLLGLNPVVEIALALAGGAITGICAQKIIKMKIPVMIRESAILAAVTAVIIRFLIGLFPQQVTILFPLMYIAVTLAVLHPYNGSMGAGENQRRTLWLSCVEASMTTTVFGLLLLLMVPSWGSAGVLLVSALGFAVFFIGWYRNVKKDIYGMAWTGFPAAEH; this is encoded by the coding sequence ATGAGTGTAGACACAGGTGCCACGCCGACTGGTGAAACCGATATCAAATCCATCAGGTTATTTGCTATTGCAATTATTGCAGGATTGGCAGGAATTATGCTTGAAGAAAAAATCAGTTTCGTCTTCATTCTGGTGCCTGCCATATGGCCAGCTTTCTTAAGCAGTGCCAATGGCGTGCGCAGCCTGGCAAGTTACGGCCTGGGTACTGGCACCTCATCTATAGGGTACTGGGGTACGGCAGTGGGTGCAACCACAGTATATGCGGGCATGCTGCTGGGACTAAACCCGGTAGTAGAAATCGCATTGGCTTTAGCTGGTGGAGCCATAACAGGGATCTGCGCCCAAAAGATAATTAAAATGAAGATCCCGGTTATGATACGGGAATCTGCAATCCTGGCAGCAGTAACAGCAGTGATAATCAGGTTCCTTATTGGACTGTTTCCCCAGCAGGTAACGATTTTGTTCCCGCTCATGTATATTGCAGTGACCTTGGCGGTGTTGCATCCCTATAACGGCAGCATGGGTGCAGGAGAGAACCAGCGCAGGACCCTGTGGCTGTCTTGTGTGGAAGCATCCATGACCACAACTGTATTCGGACTATTACTATTACTTATGGTTCCTTCCTGGGGTAGTGCTGGAGTATTACTTGTAAGTGCCTTGGGATTTGCAGTATTTTTTATTGGCTGGTATCGCAACGTGAAAAAAGATATCTACGGAATGGCCTGGACAGGTTTCCCGGCTGCTGAACATTGA
- the mtrB gene encoding tetrahydromethanopterin S-methyltransferase subunit B, translating to MYAIIDQEEKIALDPYNGVIALMDDSNVEANLGPVSDRIDVLDSIANDLLHSLDPRSTPLISHPNREGIFLNLGKITNLVYGLILGLLMSIIVLYILYGSGL from the coding sequence ATGTATGCCATAATAGATCAGGAAGAGAAGATTGCCCTTGACCCGTATAATGGTGTAATCGCCTTAATGGATGATTCCAATGTGGAAGCAAACCTGGGCCCTGTATCTGACAGGATCGATGTACTGGATTCAATTGCAAACGACCTGTTGCATTCTCTTGACCCAAGATCGACACCTCTTATTTCACATCCCAACAGGGAAGGTATTTTCCTTAACCTGGGCAAGATCACCAATCTGGTGTACGGCCTCATCCTGGGTCTGTTAATGAGTATTATTGTCCTTTATATCCTCTATGGAAGTGGTCTGTAA
- a CDS encoding tetrahydromethanopterin S-methyltransferase subunit A, protein MGSTVQNWPPVSGEYLTGDPESHVAVVTLASELDKERLTKRCAISGTMKTENIGIEKVVANIVSNTNIRYLVVCGAEVHGHLAGDAIKAMHEHGIDDEGRINEANGAIPYITNIDSETIDIWRSQVEIIDLMNVEDLTRIEGAIDNLAQKEEFEGEPILVSFSGGGQETVSGVTVMSPELVSLEARIRSIESEVKDLGKVQKVMSGLYSGVFQGFVIGFVVTFILLILRRLI, encoded by the coding sequence ATGGGTTCCACTGTACAGAACTGGCCTCCGGTATCAGGAGAATACCTGACAGGTGATCCTGAATCCCACGTTGCTGTGGTCACCCTTGCCAGCGAACTGGATAAGGAGCGCCTTACTAAGCGATGTGCTATTTCAGGTACCATGAAGACCGAGAACATCGGGATCGAGAAAGTGGTTGCCAATATTGTTTCCAATACCAATATCCGGTACCTGGTAGTATGCGGTGCTGAGGTGCACGGCCACCTGGCAGGGGATGCCATTAAAGCCATGCATGAACACGGTATCGATGACGAGGGGCGAATTAACGAAGCCAATGGTGCCATTCCATACATTACGAACATCGATTCCGAGACAATCGATATCTGGCGCTCTCAGGTGGAGATAATCGACCTGATGAACGTGGAAGATCTGACCAGGATCGAGGGGGCTATTGACAACCTGGCCCAAAAAGAAGAATTCGAGGGCGAGCCCATACTGGTTTCCTTTAGCGGAGGAGGCCAGGAAACTGTAAGTGGTGTAACTGTAATGTCTCCGGAACTGGTCTCGCTGGAAGCCAGGATAAGGAGTATTGAATCTGAGGTCAAGGATCTGGGTAAGGTGCAGAAGGTCATGTCAGGACTGTATTCAGGCGTGTTCCAGGGTTTTGTTATCGGTTTTGTGGTAACATTTATATTGTTGATATTGAGGCGGTTGATATGA
- the mtrF gene encoding tetrahydromethanopterin S-methyltransferase subunit F, with protein sequence MKEKQHTIPMIGDPNTREIDRMVTDLGRRVMIIGRDQRTFAGVSHPAARLYLVLGLLVGLILLLLGVIHYGL encoded by the coding sequence ATGAAAGAGAAACAGCATACAATTCCCATGATCGGCGACCCCAATACCAGGGAGATCGACAGGATGGTTACGGACCTTGGGCGCAGGGTAATGATCATAGGCAGGGATCAGCGCACGTTTGCCGGGGTATCTCACCCAGCAGCCAGGCTGTACCTGGTGCTGGGATTACTGGTTGGATTGATACTGCTGCTGTTGGGAGTGATACATTATGGATTATGA
- the mtrG gene encoding tetrahydromethanopterin S-methyltransferase subunit G, with amino-acid sequence MDYDSMMERLDKIETTVEFSAGEILQQRGTMIGRWLGVLYGMVVALILVNLLGI; translated from the coding sequence ATGGATTATGATTCAATGATGGAAAGACTGGATAAGATCGAGACTACTGTGGAATTCTCAGCTGGTGAGATTCTCCAGCAGAGGGGAACCATGATAGGCAGGTGGCTGGGTGTGCTATATGGTATGGTGGTAGCTCTAATCCTGGTCAACCTGCTTGGGATTTAG